One genomic window of Phoenix dactylifera cultivar Barhee BC4 chromosome 6, palm_55x_up_171113_PBpolish2nd_filt_p, whole genome shotgun sequence includes the following:
- the LOC103699258 gene encoding salicylic acid-binding protein 2-like translates to MEEDGRRQKHIILVHGACHGAWSWYKVATLLRCAGHQVTVPDLAASGIDERRLHEVPTFADYSQPLLDIMAALPPGERVILVGHSLGGLSVALAMESFPERIAAAVFLAAFMPAPASRPSHILDEFIQQAPMSYWMDTQFSSSRSQEKSPTSMLFGPQFMSLKLYQLCSTEDLTLGMTLVRVGSLFHEDLSSAPPFSKGRYGSVDVVYIICCQDLGITKDFQHWMIKNNPVKEVKVIEEADHMAMLSRPKELCKYLSEVIDTYA, encoded by the exons ATGGAGGAGGACGGGAGGAGGCAGAAGCACATCATCCTAGTGCATGGCGCCTGTCATGGAGCCTGGAGTTGGTACAAGGTGGCGACGCTGCTGAGGTGCGCCGGGCACCAGGTGACGGTGCCCGATCTTGCGGCTTCCGGCATCGACGAGAGGAGGCTGCACGAGGTGCCCACCTTTGCCGACTACTCGCAACCGCTTCTGGACATCATGGCCGCGCTCCCACCTGGGGAGAGGGTGATCCTAGTGGGCCACAGCTTGGGGGGATTGAGCGTGGCCCTGGCCATGGAGAGTTTCCCCGAGAGAATAGCTGCGGCCGTCTTCCTTGCAGCATTCATGCCGGCTCCCGCTTCCCGGCCTTCCCACATCCTAGACGAG TTTATCCAGCAGGCCCCGATGTCATATTGGATGGACACTCAGTTCAGTTCAAGCAGGAGCCAAGAGAAAAGCCCCACCTCCATGTTGTTTGGTCCCCAGTTCATGTCACTCAAGCTCTACCAACTCTGCTCCACCGAG GATCTCACGCTGGGCATGACGTTAGTCAGGGTTGGATCATTGTTTCATGAAGATCTATCATCTGCACCACCCTTCTCTAAGGGCCGTTATGGATCGGTTGATGTGGTCTACATCATATGTTGTCAGGATTTAGGAATTACAAAGGATTTTCAGCATTGGATGATCAAGAACAACCCAGTTAAAGAGGTGAAGGTGATTGAGGAAGCAGATCATATGGCAATGCTATCAAGGCCAAAGGAGCTGTGCAAATATCTCTCAGAGGTTATTGATACCTATGCCTGA